The following are encoded in a window of Kineococcus endophyticus genomic DNA:
- a CDS encoding amino acid permease yields the protein MADTPVPLQAQPGTAELRRGLRSRHLVMIALGGVIGSGLFISSGYTIYQAGPLGAVIAYAIGAVVAWQLMTCLGELAVQMPESGGFHVYAHRILGPATGFTTAWLYWLCWVAAIGSELTASGLLMQRWFPAVPVWLWCAVFAAVLLAVNLAPVRLYGDTESLLAAVKVTAVVVFIVVGALAIVGISRSDAPAPLLSNFVTPDGLLPAGIGGVLVAVLAVFYAFSGTELIAIAAGETDDPARVVPQAVRTTMVRLVVFFIGAIVVMAALVPYAQLGSADESVETSPFVTVFAASGIPYAADVIAVVIITALMSAGVSGLYACSRLLRSLALTGDLPPAFARTDRRGIPVLAVAVSLAGGLVSLVSSYVAAGTVYVVLVSVAGFAVVAVWAVIALAQFVQRRRLRAAGTDPATLPYHSRFFPFAPVFVLVACAVSVVASLFDGSQRLATVIGVVFTAACYLVHRLRRGSGASGRVAA from the coding sequence ATGGCCGACACCCCCGTCCCCCTGCAGGCGCAGCCGGGGACCGCCGAGCTGCGACGGGGCCTGCGGTCCCGCCACCTGGTGATGATCGCCCTGGGGGGCGTCATCGGTTCCGGGTTGTTCATCTCCTCCGGTTACACGATCTACCAGGCCGGGCCACTGGGAGCCGTCATCGCCTACGCGATCGGCGCGGTCGTGGCCTGGCAGCTCATGACGTGCCTCGGTGAGCTGGCCGTGCAGATGCCCGAGTCCGGCGGGTTCCACGTCTACGCCCACCGCATCCTCGGTCCGGCGACGGGTTTCACGACGGCCTGGCTGTACTGGCTGTGCTGGGTGGCCGCGATCGGTTCGGAACTGACGGCGTCGGGCCTGCTCATGCAGCGGTGGTTCCCCGCCGTGCCGGTCTGGTTGTGGTGCGCGGTGTTCGCCGCGGTGCTGCTGGCGGTGAACCTCGCGCCGGTGCGCTTGTACGGGGACACCGAGAGCCTGCTCGCCGCCGTCAAGGTGACCGCCGTCGTCGTCTTCATCGTCGTCGGGGCCCTGGCGATCGTGGGGATCAGCCGGTCGGACGCCCCGGCACCCCTGCTGTCGAACTTCGTCACTCCGGACGGACTGCTGCCCGCCGGGATCGGCGGGGTCCTCGTGGCCGTGCTCGCGGTGTTCTACGCCTTCTCGGGCACCGAACTCATCGCCATCGCGGCCGGCGAGACCGACGACCCGGCCCGCGTCGTGCCGCAGGCCGTCCGCACGACGATGGTGCGGCTGGTCGTGTTCTTCATCGGCGCGATCGTCGTCATGGCCGCGCTGGTCCCGTACGCGCAACTCGGCAGCGCCGACGAGTCCGTGGAGACCAGTCCGTTCGTCACGGTGTTCGCCGCCTCGGGCATCCCGTACGCGGCCGACGTCATCGCCGTCGTCATCATCACGGCACTCATGTCCGCCGGGGTCTCCGGGCTGTACGCCTGTTCCCGCCTGCTGCGGTCGCTCGCGCTCACCGGGGACCTGCCGCCGGCGTTCGCCCGCACCGACCGTCGGGGCATCCCGGTGCTCGCGGTGGCGGTGAGCCTGGCCGGGGGCCTCGTGTCGCTCGTCAGTTCGTACGTCGCGGCGGGAACCGTCTACGTGGTGCTGGTGTCGGTCGCGGGTTTCGCCGTCGTGGCGGTGTGGGCGGTGATCGCTCTGGCGCAGTTCGTGCAGCGCCGCCGTCTGCGCGCTGCCGGGACGGATCCGGCCACGTTGCCCTACCACTCGCGCTTCTTCCCGTTCGCACCGGTGTTCGTCCTCGTGGCCTGCGCGGTCTCCGTGGTGGCGTCCCTGTTCGACGGGTCCCAGCGGCTGGCCACGGTCATCGGGGTCGTGTTCACCGCCGCCTGCTACCTCGTGCACCGGTTGCGCCGGGGTTCTGGCGCCTCTGGCAGGGTTGCGGCGTGA
- a CDS encoding NtaA/DmoA family FMN-dependent monooxygenase (This protein belongs to a clade of FMN-dependent monooxygenases, within a broader family of flavin-dependent oxidoreductases, the luciferase-like monooxygenase (LMM) family, some of whose members use coenzyme F420 rather than FMN.) codes for MSTNRPLVVALYEQASVGCGGAPGLWTHPADDRVGVNSLDRWRHVATTAEQAGLHALFLADVLGLYDSYEGSLDAAVGEAVEVPANDPFAYVPALAETARDLAFVVTASTTYEHPFSLARRFATLDHLTGGRIGWNVVTSYLESAARSFGLDRQLAHADRYGRADEFLEVTHQLWESSWADDAVVADKAGATWARPGSVRPLAHDGEHFRVHGPALTSPSPQRTPLLFQAGWSPRGREFGARHGEVLLLPQADPTKIAAGLADVRSRAAALGRADDDLRALALARVVVGRTEDEAQAKYDDLQSTYRLRAQLVSYSGDTGIDISRYADDEPLSTVTNGLSSYVLKAGPGSPPLTAGEVRRRFTSVARGGDLFFVGTPDQVADAMGEHAAAAGLDGYVLNPLLSPGTLEDFAELAVPALVDRGLYDPSVKTGTLRSRVRGDGRDRLSATYPALQRG; via the coding sequence GTGAGCACGAACAGGCCCCTCGTCGTCGCCCTCTACGAACAGGCCAGCGTCGGCTGCGGTGGTGCCCCCGGGTTGTGGACCCACCCCGCGGACGACCGTGTCGGCGTCAACAGCCTCGACCGGTGGCGCCACGTCGCCACCACCGCCGAACAGGCGGGGTTGCACGCCCTGTTCCTCGCCGACGTCCTGGGGTTGTACGACAGCTACGAGGGGTCGCTGGACGCCGCCGTCGGCGAGGCGGTCGAGGTTCCCGCGAACGACCCCTTCGCCTACGTCCCCGCACTGGCCGAGACCGCGCGCGACCTCGCGTTCGTCGTCACGGCGTCCACCACCTACGAGCACCCGTTCTCCCTGGCCCGCCGCTTCGCGACGCTCGACCACCTCACCGGTGGCCGCATCGGGTGGAACGTGGTGACCAGCTACCTGGAGAGCGCCGCTCGCAGCTTCGGGTTGGACCGCCAGCTCGCCCACGCCGACCGGTACGGCCGCGCGGACGAGTTCCTCGAGGTCACCCACCAGTTGTGGGAGAGCTCGTGGGCCGACGACGCCGTGGTGGCCGACAAGGCCGGCGCGACGTGGGCCCGGCCCGGATCGGTCCGCCCCCTCGCGCACGACGGGGAGCACTTCCGCGTGCACGGCCCGGCGCTCACGTCCCCCTCCCCGCAGCGCACCCCGCTGCTGTTCCAGGCCGGGTGGTCGCCGCGCGGCCGGGAGTTCGGGGCCCGGCACGGCGAGGTACTGCTGCTGCCGCAGGCGGACCCGACGAAGATCGCCGCCGGCCTGGCCGACGTCCGCAGCCGTGCCGCGGCCCTCGGCCGAGCGGACGACGACCTGCGCGCCCTCGCCCTGGCGCGTGTCGTGGTGGGTCGCACCGAGGACGAGGCGCAGGCCAAGTACGACGACCTCCAGAGCACCTACCGGTTGCGTGCCCAGCTCGTCTCCTACTCCGGCGACACCGGCATCGACATCTCCCGCTACGCCGACGACGAACCCCTGAGCACCGTCACGAACGGCTTGTCCAGCTACGTGCTGAAGGCCGGGCCGGGTTCCCCGCCGCTGACCGCCGGCGAGGTGCGGCGGCGGTTCACGTCCGTCGCCCGCGGTGGCGACTTGTTCTTCGTCGGAACTCCCGACCAGGTGGCCGACGCGATGGGCGAGCACGCCGCCGCCGCAGGGCTCGACGGCTACGTCCTCAACCCGCTGCTCAGCCCCGGGACGTTGGAGGACTTCGCCGAGCTCGCCGTGCCGGCCCTCGTCGACCGGGGCCTGTACGACCCCTCGGTGAAGACGGGAACCCTGCGCTCGCGGGTGCGGGGCGACGGGCGGGACCGGCTGAGCGCGACGTACCCGGCCCTGCAGCGGGGCTGA
- a CDS encoding glycoside hydrolase family 15 protein, with protein MQTDDVRQDLADRYPPIADHALVGDGETAALVGLDARVAWACLPRFDSPAVFASLLDADRGGRWDLPVRDLRSSRQHYLPGSAVLVTELTTGTGTLRVTDALLLDGALQPRTSSATGALGRLLEVVHGTVDVRSELRGRDGATVEGSAVPLPGGGDRALHLSSSRDTDRGHVLGAGDRWALTLSWTDEPLDLDPDTLAEALQRTDTAWRDWSAGVRFDGAHADLVLRSAITLKLCDHHASGAVVAAPTSSLPEAVGGERNWDYRFTWVRDAAYTVYALRRIGMVEESDAFLDWVLDAATREDARPDVLYTLDGTFPQDEVEDEEFEGYRGSGPVRWGNGASGQLQHDVYGEILDCAYQHVRHGGTLTDARWDRLEHLGRLAERHHLTPDQGIWEIRDAGRPFTYSVAMCQVAFDRLARLAELSGRADRAAHWRALADDVRADLVDRAWSEEDGCFTEHLDQPGTLDASLLALPLRRVVDAADPRMVATVDAVARKLSPGGGLLYRYLHADSPDGLEGNEGAFVLCSFWWVDNLVQSGRVQEARELFESLAARVNHVGLLAEQVDPTTGEFLGNFPQAFSHIGLISSAVLLARAEADGL; from the coding sequence ATGCAGACCGACGACGTCCGCCAGGACCTCGCCGACCGCTACCCGCCCATCGCCGACCACGCCCTCGTCGGGGACGGCGAGACCGCGGCGCTCGTGGGTCTGGACGCCCGCGTCGCCTGGGCCTGCCTGCCGCGCTTCGACTCCCCCGCGGTCTTCGCCTCCCTGCTCGACGCCGACCGCGGTGGGCGCTGGGACCTGCCCGTCCGGGACCTGCGCAGCAGCCGCCAGCACTACCTGCCCGGGTCGGCCGTCCTCGTCACCGAGCTCACGACGGGCACCGGCACCCTGCGCGTCACGGACGCGTTGCTCCTGGACGGCGCGCTGCAGCCGCGGACGTCGTCGGCGACCGGCGCCCTCGGCCGGCTGCTGGAGGTGGTGCACGGGACGGTGGACGTCCGCAGCGAGCTGCGCGGACGCGACGGCGCGACCGTCGAGGGTTCCGCCGTCCCCCTGCCCGGCGGCGGCGACCGCGCCCTGCACCTCTCGTCCTCCCGGGACACGGACCGGGGGCACGTGCTCGGCGCGGGCGACCGGTGGGCGCTCACGCTGTCCTGGACGGACGAACCGCTGGACCTCGACCCCGACACCCTGGCGGAGGCGCTGCAGCGCACCGACACCGCCTGGCGGGACTGGAGCGCGGGCGTCCGGTTCGACGGCGCGCACGCCGACCTCGTCCTGCGCAGCGCCATCACGCTGAAGCTCTGCGACCACCACGCCAGCGGCGCGGTCGTCGCGGCCCCGACGTCGTCCCTGCCCGAGGCCGTCGGGGGTGAACGGAACTGGGACTACCGGTTCACCTGGGTCCGCGACGCCGCCTACACGGTGTACGCGCTGCGGCGCATCGGGATGGTCGAGGAATCGGACGCGTTCCTCGACTGGGTGCTCGACGCCGCCACGCGGGAGGACGCCCGGCCCGACGTGCTCTACACGCTCGACGGGACGTTCCCGCAGGACGAGGTCGAGGACGAGGAGTTCGAGGGGTACCGGGGCTCGGGTCCCGTCCGCTGGGGCAACGGGGCGAGCGGGCAGCTGCAGCACGACGTCTACGGCGAGATCCTCGACTGCGCCTACCAGCACGTCCGCCACGGCGGAACCCTGACCGACGCGCGGTGGGACCGCCTCGAGCACCTCGGCCGGCTCGCCGAACGCCACCACCTCACGCCCGACCAGGGGATCTGGGAGATCCGCGACGCGGGCCGCCCGTTCACCTACTCAGTGGCGATGTGCCAGGTCGCGTTCGACCGGCTCGCGCGGCTGGCCGAACTCAGCGGACGCGCGGACCGTGCAGCGCACTGGCGTGCGCTCGCCGACGACGTGCGGGCCGACCTCGTGGACCGGGCGTGGAGCGAGGAGGACGGCTGCTTCACCGAGCACCTCGACCAGCCGGGAACGCTCGACGCGAGCCTGCTGGCGTTGCCGCTGCGCCGCGTCGTCGACGCGGCCGACCCGCGGATGGTCGCGACCGTGGACGCCGTGGCGCGCAAGCTCTCCCCCGGCGGAGGACTGCTGTACCGCTACCTGCACGCCGACTCCCCCGACGGCCTGGAGGGCAACGAGGGGGCGTTCGTGCTGTGCTCGTTCTGGTGGGTCGACAACCTGGTGCAGAGCGGACGCGTGCAGGAGGCGCGGGAACTGTTCGAGAGCCTGGCGGCGCGCGTCAACCACGTGGGCTTGCTCGCCGAACAGGTGGACCCGACGACGGGTGAGTTCCTCGGGAACTTCCCGCAGGCGTTCAGCCACATCGGGTTGATCTCCTCCGCGGTGCTGCTGGCCCGCGCCGAGGCCGACGGGCTCTGA
- a CDS encoding GGDEF domain-containing protein, which yields MLKTGSAEVDVLVPTTDAGDGDAARVERSRRLSAHHDADEHADLLARLHTLERDRGFGLFGQDHEARALERAAADAGCDVLRARAQLVVADVLQAAGRSREALDLVVSAGETARLHQDAELLARVHFLQFVLHLLAGNVVEARRHGLLSVETLPESAPGWLRAEHLLALTVVLNDAALSRSDVFVELDRLARAEQDKRWELFTANNRAWWLLLDGDVPGALALVAQLRHLSARHGIALRQADLDTIACVELADGRPDDALRTVREAVGTADRTTTQADHLVLVLLTLCSVLRTLGRTDDADRELARARDLAAARELPGLLADVEALQAALVADRGQWEAAYRAQLRHDEARRALLAVQDATRVLLAQAEYDARAARRDRDHYKLLAHTDVLTGLPNRRAAQVHLEGLLADGPAADLSVFLLDVDHFKAINDTFSHEVGDAVLQQFADVLRRSGKRAGAFAGRLGGEEFVVAFTGSAEEAERVAESLRAAVAERDWSDLCPGAPVTVSIGVAGVREGHTTFSALLSAADHRLYEAKRAGRNRVVTGGSGVAARR from the coding sequence ATGCTCAAGACCGGGAGCGCCGAGGTCGATGTCCTGGTGCCGACGACGGACGCCGGCGACGGGGACGCAGCGCGCGTGGAGAGGAGCAGGCGGTTGTCGGCACACCACGACGCGGACGAGCACGCCGACCTGCTGGCCCGCCTGCACACCCTCGAGCGGGACCGCGGGTTCGGCCTGTTCGGGCAGGACCACGAGGCCCGCGCTCTCGAACGCGCCGCCGCGGACGCGGGCTGCGACGTGCTGCGGGCCCGCGCCCAGCTCGTCGTGGCGGACGTCCTGCAGGCCGCGGGCCGCAGCCGGGAAGCGCTCGACCTGGTGGTCTCGGCCGGCGAGACGGCTCGCCTCCACCAGGACGCGGAACTGCTGGCCCGGGTGCACTTCCTCCAGTTCGTGCTGCACCTGCTCGCCGGGAACGTCGTCGAGGCCCGACGCCACGGCCTGCTGAGCGTCGAGACGCTGCCGGAGTCCGCTCCCGGGTGGCTGCGTGCCGAGCACCTCCTGGCGCTGACGGTCGTCCTGAACGACGCGGCGCTCTCCCGCAGCGACGTCTTCGTCGAGCTGGACCGGCTCGCCCGCGCCGAGCAGGACAAGCGGTGGGAGCTGTTCACCGCGAACAACCGCGCCTGGTGGCTGTTGCTGGACGGGGACGTGCCCGGTGCGCTCGCGCTGGTGGCGCAGTTGCGCCACCTGTCCGCGCGGCACGGGATCGCGCTGCGGCAGGCCGACCTCGACACCATCGCCTGCGTCGAACTGGCCGACGGCCGTCCCGACGACGCCCTGCGCACCGTCCGGGAGGCCGTGGGGACCGCGGACCGGACGACCACCCAGGCCGACCACCTCGTCCTCGTGCTCCTCACCCTGTGCTCGGTGCTGCGCACCCTCGGGCGGACCGACGACGCCGATCGCGAACTCGCCCGCGCCCGTGACCTCGCCGCGGCCCGGGAACTGCCCGGCCTGCTCGCGGACGTCGAGGCGCTGCAGGCCGCGCTCGTCGCGGACCGGGGTCAGTGGGAGGCGGCCTACCGCGCTCAGCTGCGCCACGACGAGGCACGCCGTGCGCTCCTGGCCGTCCAGGACGCGACCCGGGTGCTCCTGGCCCAGGCGGAGTACGACGCCCGCGCCGCCCGGCGCGACCGCGACCACTACAAGCTGCTCGCGCACACCGACGTCCTCACGGGGTTGCCGAACCGTCGCGCGGCGCAGGTCCACCTGGAGGGCCTGCTGGCCGACGGTCCCGCCGCCGACCTGTCGGTGTTCCTGCTCGACGTCGACCACTTCAAGGCCATCAACGACACGTTCTCCCACGAGGTGGGCGACGCCGTGCTGCAGCAGTTCGCGGACGTCCTGCGCCGCAGCGGGAAACGGGCCGGTGCGTTCGCCGGCCGGCTGGGGGGCGAGGAGTTCGTCGTCGCCTTCACGGGCTCGGCGGAGGAGGCCGAGCGGGTGGCGGAGTCGCTGCGTGCCGCGGTGGCCGAACGCGACTGGTCCGACCTGTGCCCGGGGGC